In Tautonia marina, the sequence CCAGGCGGCCGACGTGACGATCACCCTGGCCGAGAAGAACCGGAAGACGGGCAGTTGCCCGGTGCTTTTCACGTGGAACGGTGAGCGGTTCGTCTGCATCGGCGACATTCTCGGCGGCGGGGGTATGGGGTATCTGATCGCGCCGGGGGTCTACAGCCAGCCCGATCGGGACGAGATGGTCCACATCACCGATGAGCAATTGACGGAGCAGGGGGGCGTGTATCGCATCTCGATCTCCGAGCCGATGGACGAGGTCGCGTATCTCGATCACCTGGTGCTTGATGTGGTCGATCGGCCTCCAGGGGTCGAGGCGCATCCTGACGAGCGATTCGCTCCCGGTGGGAATCGCCCGAGCGGCGAGTTGTATGCCTGGCGGGAGACGATCGCCCCGGCATCAGCCTCGGACCTGAACGGCAACGACGTGACGGAACTGCTCGCCGCCAAGGATCGGCGAACCGTCGATACGTTCAAGCGGCATATCCGGTGGATCGGCTATGCCGAGGAGCACGGCGTGGTCCTCGATTTCGAGGACCGGCTGTCCGGGTTCGGGCCGGAGGATCGCCTGGTCCTGTGCATGAACGGCTGGGTCGAGTACCCGTACTCGCAGACGAACTACGCGGCTTCGACGGCCGGAGTCGATCTGCAACCGCCGGTCCTGGAGCGGCTCCGGGAGGATGGAACCTGGGAGGTCATCGAGCCTGACCCCGGCTACCCCGCGGGATTGCCCCGAATGACGACGCTCGACCTGACGGGCAAGCTGCTCGGCGACCGCTGCGTCTTGCGGATCAGGACCAACATGGAGTGCTACTGGGATCAGGTCTTCATCGCCCTGCGCGATGCCGAGGCGGAGGAGCAACTGCGCGTCTCGTCGCTTCCCGTGTCGCGGGCGAAGCTCGGCCCGAGAGGTTACACCCGAGAGGTTTCGCCCGACGGCCGCTTGCCGCTTCTGTACGACTATGACTATGTGGACCCCGCGCCGCTGGCTCCGTTTGCCGGTCTGCTGACGCGGTTCGGCAATGTGGTCGACTTGCTGACGGCGGATGATGACCTGCTCTGCCTCGTCGGTCCCGGGGATGAGGTGCGGGTCGAGTTCGACGCGACGGCTCCCGCGTTGCCGGAAGGATGGACGAGAAGCTACGTCCTTCGGTCGTACGGCTATTGCAAGGATGCCGACCCCTTCACGGGAGGAAGCGATACGGTGGGCCCCTTGCCCTGGAAGGGAATGCCCGCGTATCCGTTCGAGGAGGGGGTGGAACGCCCGAACGATCCGGTCTATCAAGAGTATCTCGAACGTTACCAGACACGGATCGCGGGAGGGGATTGAGCCTCCGAGTGAGACGGGGGGCGACCGGGAGCGGCCGTCTCCCGTTGCCCCTTTCCGGCGGATCGGATGGAGTGGAGGAAGACCGATGGACGAAGCCGGTGGCTGCTGCGGACTGCTGGTGATCGTTGTCCTGATCGTTCTGGGGGTGGTCGTCTGGCGAGGGATGCGCAGCGAGCCGGAACCGGCTTCGGTCCCGATTGCCGATCGTGAGGAGAGGATTGAGCAGGCTCCTCCAGTCGAGGCAGAGGCGGGCCCCCCAGAGCAGGAGCGGCCGTTTCACCCAATCGTCGGGTGGTCGTTCACGCCTGGGGCCGTCTTGATTTTGCTGGGCGTGCTTTATGGGCTCGGTCTGTTCTTGATCCGACCGGCGGCCCAGCGGGCCAAGCGCGACGGCGCGAGCAACCAGCAAGCCGCCCTGACGGCGCTGACCCTCTTTGCGATGAGTCCGGTCGTCGTGCCCGTGAAAGGGGTCTGGTACGGGCTCGGTGCGCTGGGAGAGGCACTCACGAGGAACCCGAACGACACCTCGAAACCGCACAAGCCCCGAGGACTGGACGACCTCGACTGACGGATGGGTGGATCGCTCTTACGGAGCTGAGCCACCGGACTCGTCCAAGGGTTCCGGTGACTCGGCGTCCTCCGGGGATCGCCAGGAGGGGATCGAGGCGATCAGACGCTCTCGGGTGGCCTCGGGAAGTTTCTTGTCGAGGTGAGGAACTCGGGCGTCGAGGTCGAGGGCGATCTCGGCCTGATCCACGGCGCGATCGAACTGGCCGACCGCGGCGAGGGCCTCGGCGGCTCGGGCGCGATCGATCGGGCGGGTCGGCGAGAGGTCGGTGGCAATCGTGTAGGAGGCATCAGCGATGATGGCCCGCAGTCGGTCACGAGCGGCCAGAGGAAGATCGGGCCGAGCCTGCAAGATCCGGCGGGCGGAATTGATTCGGGCCATGCGGGCGTCGAGCGATCTCGGGTCGCGCGGAGGGGTGCGGGCGGCTTCGAGCAGGCGCTCGATGCGGTTCCAGACGGCGTCCTCGGGCGGGGCTCCCCGACCGAGCCAGGCGATCAGCTCCAGCTCAGCGAGGGCGAGGTAGGGTCGGGAGGCGTAGAGATCGGCCGCGATGGCGCGGTCGAGCAGATCACCGACCTGATCGAGATCTTCCTGACGCGGGGCAGTCGGACGCTGGGCGAGCAGGGCGTCGGCCTGGTTCATGAGGGTCTGCGATCGCCAGTACGGAGAGACGGTGCCGTAGAAGGTGCCAAGGATCGCCGCCAGCACCGCGGCGGCCGTGAACGGGAAGAACAGACCCGGCAACTCGCGGAGCCGACCGGCGGGGCGATCCTCTCGCAAGTTCAGTCCGAGCGCGGCCAGGCCCCAGAGCATCGAGGCGATCGGAGCGTAACCAATTCCTCCGGCGGCAAGGAGGTTGACAACCGTCGCCAGAATCGCCGCGGCGAACGCGACCGGGGGAATCGAGACGCGGCTCCAGAGCGGCCCCGCCAGGGCAACGGCCAAGCCCCAGCCGAAGCCGAGGATCAGCCAGCGAATCAAACCCTCGTTGTCGTCGCTGAAGATGACCAGATCGCCGAGCAGGAGAACGCCGATCCAGCCCCCGAGTCCTGCCCAGAGGAGGATTGATCGCGGACCTTGAAGACCGACTGGGTTCGGCTCGGACCCGACCGGATCCTTCGAAGGCAACTTCGCCGGCGATTCCGATCGCGCGGGTCCGAACAGATTCCAGAGGACCAGGGCTAGCCCAAGTCCGAGACAGATCACGGCGAACAGTCCAGCGGTGGCCCAGACTTCGAGGATGAGGTTGTGCGGGTCGACGATGTCCTCGCTCGCCTCGACGAGTTTGTGGACCCGGTACTCGGGGCGGAAGTTTCCAGGGCCAAGGCCGGTGAGCCAGGTGTTGCCGTCGGTCAGCACACGCCAGGTGCCGATCCAGTACTCGACCCGGTAGCGCAGCGAGAGGGTGGACTGAGTGATGACTTCCCAGTCGAGCAGGCCGAGTTGCCAGAGTCCGACCGAGGCCAGGATACCGACGACGATCAGCCCAAGGGTGCCGCCAATCACGGTACGACGCCCAAGCCGCGGAGCCATCCAGACGGCAAGGATCGCGACGCCGACGACCAGGCCCGCGAAGGCGCTCCGGCTCTTGGTCAGGAGCAACACGACGAGGATTGCCAGTACCGGAAGGGCGGCCATGAGGAGGGAAAGAAGGGGCGGCCTCTGGGTCGAGGGAGAGTCGCCCTGGCGCCCCCGGTTTCCGATCCCGACCATCAGCAGGCCGATACCCAGCACGAGAGGGCCGACGATGTAACCGGCCAGCGAGTTGGCCAGGGCGAAGGTGGCGTAGGGCTCTCGGGAAAAGAGGACACGGTTGACGAACTGCTCGTACTCGGGGGAGCCGGGGGCGGCGTTGATACCGAGCATCGCCAACATCCGCGCGGGGTTTTGCTCGAACTGGGCGCGGAAGGCGGGTAGCTCGACACCGACCTGATAGAGTGCATAGGCTGACACCGCCGCGGCCGTCGCAGCAAGGACACCGGCCAGGCTTCGGGATTCGTCTCGGGTCCTCGGCAGGCTGCGGAACAGAAC encodes:
- a CDS encoding O-antigen ligase family protein, encoding MTPPMAGRSGKTRKRSKTPPDTLRPSAAVPDDASRFGEHLRRLALGLTAALVVARAYWPSEGTTEIETGAQLSWTFALLAVAALAVVGAMMERTLRFRFVWADLAILALIASVGVSASGALDRRVAINLAWQWVGVGFVYVLFRSLPRTRDESRSLAGVLAATAAAVSAYALYQVGVELPAFRAQFEQNPARMLAMLGINAAPGSPEYEQFVNRVLFSREPYATFALANSLAGYIVGPLVLGIGLLMVGIGNRGRQGDSPSTQRPPLLSLLMAALPVLAILVVLLLTKSRSAFAGLVVGVAILAVWMAPRLGRRTVIGGTLGLIVVGILASVGLWQLGLLDWEVITQSTLSLRYRVEYWIGTWRVLTDGNTWLTGLGPGNFRPEYRVHKLVEASEDIVDPHNLILEVWATAGLFAVICLGLGLALVLWNLFGPARSESPAKLPSKDPVGSEPNPVGLQGPRSILLWAGLGGWIGVLLLGDLVIFSDDNEGLIRWLILGFGWGLAVALAGPLWSRVSIPPVAFAAAILATVVNLLAAGGIGYAPIASMLWGLAALGLNLREDRPAGRLRELPGLFFPFTAAAVLAAILGTFYGTVSPYWRSQTLMNQADALLAQRPTAPRQEDLDQVGDLLDRAIAADLYASRPYLALAELELIAWLGRGAPPEDAVWNRIERLLEAARTPPRDPRSLDARMARINSARRILQARPDLPLAARDRLRAIIADASYTIATDLSPTRPIDRARAAEALAAVGQFDRAVDQAEIALDLDARVPHLDKKLPEATRERLIASIPSWRSPEDAESPEPLDESGGSAP